A window from Salvelinus fontinalis isolate EN_2023a chromosome 8, ASM2944872v1, whole genome shotgun sequence encodes these proteins:
- the pnck gene encoding LOW QUALITY PROTEIN: calcium/calmodulin-dependent protein kinase type 1B (The sequence of the model RefSeq protein was modified relative to this genomic sequence to represent the inferred CDS: inserted 4 bases in 2 codons; deleted 1 base in 1 codon; substituted 3 bases at 3 genomic stop codons) encodes MALVKEFRKKEXDITTVSDLREKLGEGSISEVRVAQHCRTLRLVAVKCIRKRVLKGKEGMLENEIAALRRINHPNMVAMEETFETSSTLSLMTLLFTGGKCLDRILERGSYTEXDASPVLLQVLETVQXLHQLGIVHRDQNPENLLYQTSSIDSKIVSDFGLSKLEEQXVLTTACGPPAYVAPXLLQQKFYDKEVDLWGRSPTVEVENVIVS; translated from the exons ATGGCTCTGGTGAAGGAATTCAGAAAGAAAGAATAGGACATCACAACAGTGTCTGATCTGAGAGAGAAGCTGGGAGA GGGATCCATTTCTGAGGTGCGGGTGGCTCAGCACTGCCGTACCCTGAGACTTGTAGCTGTCAAGTGTATCCGCAAGAGGGTGCTAAAA GGAAAAGAGGGCATGTTGGAGAATGAGATTGCAGCGCTCCGTAG AATCAACCATCCCAACATGGTGGCAATGGAGGAGACCTTTGAGACATCGTCAACACTTTCTCTTATGACTCTGC TGTTTACAGGAGGCAAATGTCTGGACCGTATTCTGGAGAGGGGGAGCTACACAGA AGATGCCAGCCCTGTCCTACTGCAGGTTCTGGAAACAGTCCAATAACTCCACCAGCTGGGTATCGTGCACAGGGACCAGAAT CCTGAGAACTTACTATATCAGACTTCGTCTATAGATTCCAAGATTGTCAGTGACTTTGGCCTGTCCAAGTTGGAAGAGCA TGTGCTCACCACAGCATGTGGACCCCCTGCTTATGTGG CCCCATAGCTTCTGCAGCAGAAATTTTATGACAAAGAGGTGGACCTATGGGGGAgatcacctacagttgaagtcgaaa